Part of the Candidatus Neomarinimicrobiota bacterium genome is shown below.
ACCTAGCCCACCAGGTAGGGACTTCCTTTCTTAACCTCGAAATTGAGGCAAATCCGGTTGCAGCTATACAGCGGGCTGTTAACGAGGCAACCGAGAAAGACTTCGTGGCCATTCTGGGCTCCCATTACCTTGGCCCGGCAGTTGCACAGGTGTTTAAAATTTCATTTGACATACTTTATTAATTAAATAAACTTAAACCACTAATCTTGATTCGCTGACACGGTTTTTCCAGCCATATTGTCAAACTCTTGTCCCTTGAGTCATTTCCTAACGTGTCGCGGTAATTCGCTAAGTGTTGCAGTTATGGTCTTAGCCGGAATTAGAATCAATGTAACAACCAACGGGAACTTTGGGGCCGGAATTTCATTTCAGGTATTGGGAGCAGGCGTCTAATTATTTGAATAGAGACTAAACAGCATTAATAACTAACCGACTCATATTTTCGCAAAACTGATCTGTCCAGAAAATGGTGTGAGTCCACCTGATGCAGCATTGATGGCCTGTGTGGACAAGATGAACTGCTGCAATCCACTAGAAAAACATTGCGGTTATTCCGTATGCACTTTTGGGACACAATTCTTGCTGGACATTGCGATAACAGAAAAGAAACCTTGACGGTTGCCGCCGTCTTCATAGTACCAGATTTAATTGAGAAACCTTGATGGTAGAGGGACCAATCATGGACATTAGTGAACTGCAATCATTGCGGGTTAAAGATCTCACCAAATTAGCCCAAGAGCTGGAGGTCAGCGACTACTCCGGCCTGAAAAAACACGACCTGATCCTGAAAATTCTAGAAACCCAGGCTCAGCGGCAGGGTAATGTTTACGCCCGCGGCGTTTTGGAGATCATGCCGGATGGCTATGGGTTTCTACGTTCCCCCGATTTCAATTACCTCCCCGGTCCTGATGACATTTATGTCTCGCCCTCGCAGATCAAACGGTTTGGGTTGCGAACCGGGCACTTAATCAGCGGTCAGGTGCGGCCGCCAAAAGAAAACGAACGCTTTTTCGCCCTCCTCCGAGTGGACGCAGTGAATGGCATCGGCCCGGAAGAGATCAAAGCATTTCCCCACTTTGTGGACCTAATACCTCAATTCCCTGATGAACATCTCATCCTGGAGACCACATCAAAAGAAGTCTGCACCCGTATCATTGATCTAGTGGCTCCCATTGGTAAAGGGCAACGCGGCCTTATCCCCGCACAGCCCAAGACGGGGAAAACCATTCTTTTGCAAAAGATCGCCAATGCTATTACCCAGAACAGCCCGGACATTTACCTGATCATCCTGCTCATCGACGAGCGTCCTGAGGAAGTAACGGAGATGAAGCGGAGTGTCAACGCGGAGGTGATCTCTTCCACTTTCGACGAACCAGCCGAGCGGCATGTACAGGTCGCGGAGATGGTATTGCAGCGTGCC
Proteins encoded:
- the rho gene encoding transcription termination factor Rho, which encodes MDISELQSLRVKDLTKLAQELEVSDYSGLKKHDLILKILETQAQRQGNVYARGVLEIMPDGYGFLRSPDFNYLPGPDDIYVSPSQIKRFGLRTGHLISGQVRPPKENERFFALLRVDAVNGIGPEEIKAFPHFVDLIPQFPDEHLILETTSKEVCTRIIDLVAPIGKGQRGLIPAQPKTGKTILLQKIANAITQNSPDIYLIILLIDERPEEVTEMKRSVNAEVISSTFDEPAERHVQVAEMVLQRARRMVEVGKDVMILLDSITRLARAHNTVIPHSGKILSGGVDANALQKPKRFFGSARNIDEGGSLTIIATALIDTGSRMDDVIFEEFKGTG